A stretch of Calditrichota bacterium DNA encodes these proteins:
- a CDS encoding PIN domain-containing protein: MNDKFFLDTNIFIYSFDKSNPAKQERAKELISKALYQFSGCISYQVIQEFLNVATQKFEIPLKKQDCNLYITNVLEPLCEIFSGIELFQDALEIQEGWKYSFYDSLIISAAIRSKSKILYTEDLQHGQRIRDLRIENPFLN; encoded by the coding sequence ATGAACGATAAATTTTTTCTGGACACCAATATTTTTATCTATTCTTTTGACAAATCCAATCCTGCTAAACAAGAGAGAGCAAAGGAATTAATCAGTAAAGCGCTTTATCAATTTTCCGGCTGCATCAGTTATCAGGTGATACAGGAATTCTTAAATGTTGCAACCCAGAAATTTGAAATCCCTTTAAAGAAGCAGGATTGTAACCTCTACATAACAAATGTTCTGGAACCGTTGTGTGAAATATTTTCCGGCATTGAACTTTTCCAAGATGCTTTAGAAATACAGGAGGGCTGGAAATATTCATTTTACGATTCACTTATCATTTCCGCTGCAATAAGGTCAAAAAGCAAAATTTTGTACACTGAAGATTTGCAACATGGTCAGCGCATCCGCGACTTAAGAATTGAAAACCCATTTCTTAATTAA